In Candidatus Manganitrophus morganii, the genomic window CGGCTCAGAAGGTTTTCTTTTTCCTGAAGACAGTGGAGAAGATCGTCGAGCTCTCCACCGATCATCAGCTTCTTCTCGCGCTGAAGGAGAGAGAGCATTTCCTGTTGAACGAGGATCATCTCCTCCAGGGTCGAAACGAGCGATATCAATAGTGCATCCGGGACGGTCAGGGTTTCGGGGGGGGGAAGCGCCGATGGCAGGGGACGGGACGCGGAATAATCGATGTGTTGCTCTTCACGCTTCATTCCGAATTCAACGTCCCGCATTGATGAACCCCCTTCGAACTTATAGAACCGCATCCAGCAGTGTCGATCGAACCAGCTTTTCCGCGATCTCTTCGCTTTGTGGATGGTAGGTCCCCGCCTCAATTTCCTGCTGAAGGGCCGCCACCCGCTCGGATCGGACTTCCGGGAGGGATGCAATCACCTGATTGAGCTGCTGGTACTCTTTGGCCTCGCCGGAGATCTCGACGCGGTCTGTCGGAGCGGCCTCCCCCTTCTGATCGGAGGAACGGACAGGGCCTTTCTGATCGGTCTTCTTGACGCCGAAAAGAACGGTTTCCAGAAGGCGGGTTCGGTCATCTCCAGGTATCTGCATTTTTTTCTCCTCTTAAGCCGTCGTAAGGGTGCTTATTACCTCACTTATCGGTCTAATCCCTTAAAACTTGAGGATTGATCCGCCAATTTTTTGACGAGGAGCTTCGCCAGCCCAATACCCTCACTCTGCGCCATTTTCGTTGCCATGGTTTCGTCGAGCAACGATTCGTAGATCTCTTTCCCCGGTCCCGACCCGAGGAACCCTCCCGCCGGCACGGTCTTTCGCATCTCTTTGAGCAGAGAGAAGATGAAATAGGCCTCAAACGCCTCGGCCGCCTTCTTGATCTCTTCCGGGTTGCTTGTGGCCTGCTCCAGCGCCTTCAACGGATTGGCTCCCGTCCCGCCGATTCCCGAAAGCCCGCCCCCTTCCATTAGAGAATCTCCAATTCGGCTTGAAGGGCCCCGGCCGCCTTGATCGCCTGGAGAATGGCGATCAAGTCGCGCGGCGTCACGCCGATCGCGTTTAAACCGCGAACCACCTCGCCGATCGTCGCCCCCCTCAGCATCAGGATCTGCGCATCTTCTTCCCGAACCTCGGTTTGCCGTTGCGGGACAACGACTGTTTCCGATCCTTCCGGAGCGAAGGGAGGGGGCTGAGAGACCTGAAAGTCGGTCTTCACCCGGATCGTCAGATTGCCGTGGGAAACGGCGACCTCGGAAATCCGCACCTGATCCCCCATGACAATGGTCCCGGTCCGCTCGTTGACGACGACCCGCGCCGGCAGGTCGACCGTCACTTCCAGACTTTCGATCGCAGCCAACAACTCGACCAGCCGTCCTTTGTAGAAGTCGGGAACCTGAAGGGTGATCGTTCCTGAATCAACCGCACTCGCAACCGATTCTCCTCCCAACTGTGCATTAATCGCCTGGGAAATCCGGAGGGCCGTGGTGAAATCTTGCTGGCGCAGGAGAAGATTGAATCGCTCTTTATGCAAGAAAGGGAATCCGACCTCCTTTTCCACCTGGGCCCCTTCGGCCACCCTCCCGGCGGTCGGGTGATTCTTTTGGACTGAATCGCCCTCTTTCCCGCCGATGAACCCGCCGATCGAAATCGGTCCCTGGGCCACGGCATAAACCTGTTGATCGGCCCCCTTCAAAGGAGTTAACAAAAGGGTGCCCCCCTGCAAGCTCGTGGCGTCGCCCAAAGAGGAGACGACAACATCGATCCGGCTCCCCGTCTTAACGAACGGAGGGAGCTTGGCGGTCACCATCACCGCCGCCACATTCTTCACCTTCACCGCGCTCGGCTCGACCGCGATCCCCATCTTCTTCAACATACTGGAGAGGGTTTGAACCGTAAAGGTCGTCCCGGTCTTATCGCCGGTTCCGTTCAATCCGATCACCAGCCCATACCCGATGAGCGAATTCTCCCGCACCCCTTCCACCGCGGCGATATCCTTGATCCGAACCGCCTCCGCGTCGATCGGGAGGACGGAAAAAAAGATCCCGACGAGGAGAACCAATCCCTTTTGGATTCGCTTGCGATCTTCACTCCGCATTCCGCACCCCGCATTTCGCATTTAGAAGGGCCATATCCAATCGAGAATCCGGATCAGCCACCCCGGCCGTTGTTTATCGTTGATGACGCCACGGCCGGTGTATTCGATTTTTGCGTCGGCGATAAAGGTCGACAGAATCGTGTTCCTCGGACCGATATCCTCGGGACGGATCACCCCGGCGAGAGAGATCAATTCTTTTTCGCTGTTGATGAGGACCTCCCGCTTCCCTTCGATCACCATATTCCCGTTCGGGAAAACGGCTGTCACCACGGCGGTGATATCGGCGGTTAAGGCTCCGCTGCGGCTGGTTGATCCCGAACCGTCAAAATCATCCGAAAAGGTGGCATCCGCCTGGAGTTTTTGAGTGGTATTCGTCGGAATCCCCAAAAAAGCGCTCGTGCTGGCGCCGATCGTTGAAGAGCGGCCCGACGTGGTCTGGGCATCCTTCGATCCTCTGGCATTCTCGACAATCCGCACCGTGACGATATCGCCGACATGGCTTGCCTTTGTATCTTGGAAGAAAAAGGTCCGCGATTGATCGGCGGTCCAGAGAGAGCCCTCCGGCTGATGGAGTTCCGTGGGTTGAAGGTAGGCGGGGGGAAGGCTTTCTTCCGGCTTCATTTCCCTCGGAACCGCCGCACAGCCGGCAAAAAAAGCGAAAACCACGAGAAGCAACCGGACGGCCATTTTCCGACTTAAAATTTCTCTATCTGTCATTTCCCATTTCCCCTTTATCTCGGAAGGGTGATTTTCACCGTCGCGGCGTCGATCACCTCTCCGTAGACCGTCTTCTGGGAATCGAGGTTGACCACCGCCATCTGTCTTCCGAGAAAACCCTCTTCCTTGGCCCGGCCCATCGTAGCGATCCGCAATCCGCCCGATTCAACGATCATCGTCACCCGATCTCCCGAACGAATCACCGGCGCCGTCTCGACCATCTCGACGGAGATCGGCAGGCCAGCGCCGACGGAGCGGATCACCCTCTTTCCGATCAGCGCGTCGGGATCGAAGAGATAAGATTCCCCCGCGCGGGTCACTGCGACCGACCGGATCTCGACATCGTCCGGTCCGATCACTTGAGCGCGGCGGAGGGGCCGAATGGAAACGACGATCGATCGGATCATTTCGACATTCGCGGTGACCCACTGATGTGCGGCCGGTTTCCCGTTCGGTCTCGAAGAAATGAGGAAGACCACCCGGCCAAGCAATCCGCCGCGCGACCCTTCCTTGACCTCCAATCCGTCCTCCATGACAAATGAACCGTCCGGTGGACGGAGAAGGCGAACCCGTATATCGCTTTCATTTGAGGTAAGACGTTCCGCCACATAGGCGCGTATGGCGGTGCTGATCTTCTCTGCCGGGCCGGGAACGGTTTCCTGTTGAACGGCTGCTCCATTTTCCAAACCATCCGCCGCCTCAACCGCGCCGACACCCGTGAAGATCACCATGATCAAAAACAGGATTCTAAAAAAACCGCTCATCTTCCTTTACCTTTTGCTTACCCTTTGCTTACCGTTTGAGGTTATTGACCATCGACAACATTTCATCGGTCGTCTGGATCGCTTTGGAGTTCAATTCATAGGCGCGCTGCGCGACGATCATGTTCACCATTTCCTCGGCGATGTTGACGTTCGAACCTTCAAGGGAGCCTTGTTGGACGGTTCCGAATCCTTCCTGTCCCGGCGCGCCGGTCACCGCTTCTCCGGAGGCGTCTGTCGCCTGATAGAGGTTTTTTCCCATGCTGTGAAGACCGGCCGGATTGGTGAACCGCGCCAGTTCAAGCGTTCCGACCAGCTGCGGCGCCGCCCCGTTCGCCACAACGGCGGAAATCACCCCGGTGGGAAGGATGGTCACCGTTTGCGCGCCGGACGGGATCGTGACATTCGGAAGAAGCGGATAACCTTCGGCGGTCACGATGCTCCCTTCGCTGTCGAGGCTCAACGATCCGGCGCGCGAGTAGCCGGTGGAGCCGTCCGGAAGGGTCACCTGGAAAAAGCCGTCCCCCTCGATGGCGAGATCGAACGGATTCTGCGTCAGCTGAAAGTCGCCCTGTGCAAACGTCCGGTGGACCGAGACCGGAATCACCCCCGATCCGAGTTGAATCCCGACCGGCAGCGTTCCCGTTGCGGTGGTGGTGCCTGCCGATTTCAGGGTCTGATACATCAGGTCTTGGAATTCTCCCCGGCTCTTCTTGAAGCCGACGGTCGAAACATTGGCCAAGTTATTGGCAATGACCTCGACCGAAAGCTGCTGGGATCCCAAGCCGGTACTGGCGATGGATAACGCACGCATCATAGCTCACTCTCCTCCCGATTTACTCATCTTATAGACGCCCGACTTCATTGGCCGCCTTGGAGGCGACCTCATCGGCGGTTTGAATCGCTTTTTGGGCCGACTCATACAGGCGCATGACCGTAATCATCGCGACCATCTCTTCCACCGGATTGACATTCGCTCCTTCCAGGGCCCCCTGGCTCACCCTTCCTTCCGGAAAAGGAACCGCCCCTCCGCCGACCGATTCAAAAAGGGTATTGCCGACCTTCTTCAATCGAGACGGATCGGAAAACCGGTAGAGCGCCAAGGCATCGACCTCGGTCGGCTGCGCGCCGACTTCGGTCCCCTTCACCGAGAGGCGTCCCTCGGCGTCGATCTGGATCGACCCCGGTGGGAGGGTGATCGGCCCGCCGGTTCCCAAAAGCGGGAATCCGTCGTGCGTGGTGATCTGTCCCTGTGCATCAAGGGTGAAGCTCCCCCCGCGGGTATAACGAACCCCCCCCGGGGTCTGCACCGAAAAGAAACCTTCTCCTTCAATCGCAATATCGAGCGGCTCTCCCGTCATTCGGATCGGACCGGAGGAGAAATCGGTGAAAACGTGGTGAAGGATCTCGAAAGTCGGGCTGGGGGTGATCGATCCGCTCGGCCCTGCATTCGGTCCGGGCGGCAGCCCGATTCCCTCGAAGAGAGGATGATCTTTCTTGAATCCCGCGGTGTTGACGTTCGCCAGATTATTCGTGATAACCTCCAGACGCTTTTCTTGAGCCAAGGCTCCCGAGAGGACCGGATAGATTGCATCCATTGTTTTTCGACTCCGAATGAAAAAGAAGACCGCTCCGCTATTCCTGAGTGGAATCATAAGCAAGGGATGTGCCAGGACGAGAAATCGCGCTGAGAGGGATTCATTTGCCGGGAAAAAGTCGAATCGGCGCTTTTTGCCGATCGGGGTAGGCAGAAGTTTCCTTTCTGGAGGGATGACGGAATTGAAATTCAGAATTGTGCAGATGGGTTTGCAAGGAGCTTGACAGGTCTGTGTCAAAAAGATGACATCGCCGAAACAAGCGGCGTTTTAAAAACCGGCGCTGAGCTGATTCATCCAGGAGATCGCTCCCCGTTGAGCGCTCATCAAGTCGCTGAGTCTCAGCCCGGACTGTTTGAGCAAGCGATCCACCCCTTTGAAATCGGCCGCTTCCTGGCGCTCACTCAGGGAAAGAAGGAGGCCGAGGGATCCTTCATGCGCCAGCAGCGCCTGCCGCACATCGTCCGACAGATTGAGTTGCTCGACCACTTCCTTCATCGGCGTTCCAAGCAATACGTCGATCAACGAGAGGAGTCCCGTCATAAAGGCCAGATCGGAATACCCCATCCCCCGGTAAAGATCGGGCCGCGATTGGACGAGAAGCTCCATGATCCGGCCGCGCAGCGTTGCCGTTTGCATAAGCGGATTATGGATCCCCCCTTTGCCTCCTTGCGTAAAGAGAAGGAGCTGGACCCAACGTTTGAGCTGTTGCCTCCCCAGCATGGTAATGGCGTGGGAGATGGCGGTGATTTTTTGCCGCGTTCCGATCGCCACCGAATTGACCAGACGGAGCAGATTGTAGCTGAGGGCGGGGTTTCCCTTGAAAATCTGTTCGATCTCGTTTGTATCCGCGTCCTTCATCACCTTTTCATT contains:
- the flgF gene encoding flagellar basal-body rod protein FlgF, whose product is MDAIYPVLSGALAQEKRLEVITNNLANVNTAGFKKDHPLFEGIGLPPGPNAGPSGSITPSPTFEILHHVFTDFSSGPIRMTGEPLDIAIEGEGFFSVQTPGGVRYTRGGSFTLDAQGQITTHDGFPLLGTGGPITLPPGSIQIDAEGRLSVKGTEVGAQPTEVDALALYRFSDPSRLKKVGNTLFESVGGGAVPFPEGRVSQGALEGANVNPVEEMVAMITVMRLYESAQKAIQTADEVASKAANEVGRL
- the flgM gene encoding flagellar biosynthesis anti-sigma factor FlgM — encoded protein: MQIPGDDRTRLLETVLFGVKKTDQKGPVRSSDQKGEAAPTDRVEISGEAKEYQQLNQVIASLPEVRSERVAALQQEIEAGTYHPQSEEIAEKLVRSTLLDAVL
- a CDS encoding rod-binding protein; translated protein: MEGGGLSGIGGTGANPLKALEQATSNPEEIKKAAEAFEAYFIFSLLKEMRKTVPAGGFLGSGPGKEIYESLLDETMATKMAQSEGIGLAKLLVKKLADQSSSFKGLDR
- the flgA gene encoding flagellar basal body P-ring formation chaperone FlgA, whose translation is MSGFFRILFLIMVIFTGVGAVEAADGLENGAAVQQETVPGPAEKISTAIRAYVAERLTSNESDIRVRLLRPPDGSFVMEDGLEVKEGSRGGLLGRVVFLISSRPNGKPAAHQWVTANVEMIRSIVVSIRPLRRAQVIGPDDVEIRSVAVTRAGESYLFDPDALIGKRVIRSVGAGLPISVEMVETAPVIRSGDRVTMIVESGGLRIATMGRAKEEGFLGRQMAVVNLDSQKTVYGEVIDAATVKITLPR
- the flgG gene encoding flagellar basal-body rod protein FlgG, which translates into the protein MMRALSIASTGLGSQQLSVEVIANNLANVSTVGFKKSRGEFQDLMYQTLKSAGTTTATGTLPVGIQLGSGVIPVSVHRTFAQGDFQLTQNPFDLAIEGDGFFQVTLPDGSTGYSRAGSLSLDSEGSIVTAEGYPLLPNVTIPSGAQTVTILPTGVISAVVANGAAPQLVGTLELARFTNPAGLHSMGKNLYQATDASGEAVTGAPGQEGFGTVQQGSLEGSNVNIAEEMVNMIVAQRAYELNSKAIQTTDEMLSMVNNLKR
- a CDS encoding flagellar basal body L-ring protein FlgH, with the protein product MTDREILSRKMAVRLLLVVFAFFAGCAAVPREMKPEESLPPAYLQPTELHQPEGSLWTADQSRTFFFQDTKASHVGDIVTVRIVENARGSKDAQTTSGRSSTIGASTSAFLGIPTNTTQKLQADATFSDDFDGSGSTSRSGALTADITAVVTAVFPNGNMVIEGKREVLINSEKELISLAGVIRPEDIGPRNTILSTFIADAKIEYTGRGVINDKQRPGWLIRILDWIWPF
- a CDS encoding flagellar basal body P-ring protein FlgI yields the protein MRSEDRKRIQKGLVLLVGIFFSVLPIDAEAVRIKDIAAVEGVRENSLIGYGLVIGLNGTGDKTGTTFTVQTLSSMLKKMGIAVEPSAVKVKNVAAVMVTAKLPPFVKTGSRIDVVVSSLGDATSLQGGTLLLTPLKGADQQVYAVAQGPISIGGFIGGKEGDSVQKNHPTAGRVAEGAQVEKEVGFPFLHKERFNLLLRQQDFTTALRISQAINAQLGGESVASAVDSGTITLQVPDFYKGRLVELLAAIESLEVTVDLPARVVVNERTGTIVMGDQVRISEVAVSHGNLTIRVKTDFQVSQPPPFAPEGSETVVVPQRQTEVREEDAQILMLRGATIGEVVRGLNAIGVTPRDLIAILQAIKAAGALQAELEIL